A single region of the Pararhodospirillum photometricum DSM 122 genome encodes:
- the dapE gene encoding succinyl-diaminopimelate desuccinylase yields MSPLASEWTADALADPVPLARALIACPSVTPADNGALDVVQAALTALGFAVERLSFGEEGGEGDQARVDNLFARRGSGRPVLAFAGHTDVVPAPADSGWTRDPFAADVEDGLLYGRGAVDMKGAIACFIAAVARLPRDHPGPLAFLITGDEEGPALHGTVRVLEWMQAQGITVDHCLVGEPTNPEALGEALKIGRRGSLSATITLRGQGGHVAYPHRADNPVHRLVRLAADLTAAPLDRGSAHFEPSSMQLTSLDVGNPTPNLIPAQARVTLNIRFNDHHTGASLQRWLEERALQACDGRRDAFTLVTKLSGEAFVTEPGRLTTLLEDACLAVVGRRPVLSTSGGTSDARFIRAVCPVVEFGLVGQTMHKADEAVALADLESLTQIYHRFLERYLEAPE; encoded by the coding sequence GTGAGTCCTCTTGCGTCCGAGTGGACGGCCGACGCCCTGGCCGATCCCGTGCCCCTGGCCCGCGCTCTGATCGCCTGTCCCAGCGTGACCCCGGCCGATAACGGCGCGCTCGATGTGGTGCAAGCAGCGCTCACCGCTTTGGGCTTCGCCGTCGAGCGCCTTTCTTTCGGCGAGGAGGGAGGCGAGGGTGATCAGGCCCGGGTGGATAACCTGTTCGCCCGGCGCGGTTCCGGCCGGCCGGTGCTGGCTTTCGCCGGCCACACCGACGTGGTGCCGGCGCCGGCAGACAGTGGCTGGACCCGCGATCCCTTTGCCGCCGATGTCGAGGACGGCCTGCTCTATGGCCGGGGCGCCGTGGATATGAAGGGGGCCATCGCCTGCTTCATCGCCGCCGTGGCCCGGCTGCCGCGCGATCACCCGGGGCCGCTGGCCTTCCTCATCACCGGCGACGAGGAGGGGCCGGCCCTTCATGGCACCGTGCGTGTCTTGGAGTGGATGCAAGCCCAGGGCATTACGGTCGATCACTGTCTGGTCGGTGAGCCCACCAACCCCGAGGCTCTGGGCGAGGCCCTCAAGATCGGCCGACGTGGCAGTCTCTCGGCCACCATCACCTTGCGCGGGCAAGGAGGCCATGTGGCCTACCCGCACCGGGCCGACAATCCCGTGCACCGGCTGGTGCGCTTGGCGGCGGATTTGACGGCGGCGCCCCTCGATCGCGGCAGCGCCCACTTCGAGCCCTCCAGCATGCAACTGACCAGCTTGGATGTGGGCAATCCCACCCCTAACCTCATCCCGGCCCAGGCTCGCGTGACCCTCAACATTCGCTTCAACGATCATCACACCGGGGCCTCGCTCCAGCGTTGGCTCGAAGAGCGCGCGCTTCAGGCCTGCGATGGGCGACGCGACGCCTTCACCTTGGTCACGAAGCTCAGTGGCGAGGCGTTCGTGACCGAGCCTGGGCGCTTGACCACCTTGCTGGAAGACGCCTGCTTGGCGGTGGTCGGGCGGCGTCCGGTTCTTTCCACCTCCGGCGGCACATCCGACGCGCGGTTCATTCGCGCTGTTTGCCCGGTGGTTGAATTTGGCCTTGTCGGGCAGACCATGCACAAGGCGGACGAAGCGGTCGCCCTGGCGGATCTGGAGTCCTTGACCCAGATTTATCATCGCTTCCTGGAACGCTATCTTGAGGCCCCGGAATGA
- a CDS encoding helix-turn-helix domain-containing protein: protein MLRQPLLTVREVADLLKVREATVRQWIRDKHLRAVKFGREWRVAHVDLEAFVNQNANR, encoded by the coding sequence ATGCTGCGCCAACCCCTTTTGACCGTGCGCGAGGTCGCGGACCTGCTCAAAGTCCGGGAAGCCACCGTGCGTCAGTGGATTCGCGACAAACACCTGCGCGCCGTCAAGTTTGGCCGGGAGTGGCGGGTCGCCCACGTGGACCTAGAGGCCTTCGTCAATCAGAACGCCAACCGCTGA
- the dapD gene encoding 2,3,4,5-tetrahydropyridine-2,6-dicarboxylate N-succinyltransferase, with product MTDQSLSQIIDAAWEERDALTPATHGPVRDAVEAALDGLDRGTLRVAEKIDGTWTVHQWLKKAVLLSFRLSDMTVMTGGPAGAVWWDKVPGKFEGWDAARFQEAGFRAVPTCVVRRSAYVAPGAILMPCFINLGARVGEGTMIDTWATVGSCAQIGRNVHLSGGAGIGGVLEPLQAGPVIIEDNCFIGARSEVAEGVIVETGAVLSMGVFIGASTRVIDRETGEVFMGRVPAGAVVVPGTLPGKPLPDGTPGPGLACAVIVKRVDERTRAKVSINDLLRDLPR from the coding sequence ATGACCGACCAGTCCCTGAGCCAGATCATTGATGCCGCCTGGGAAGAGCGCGACGCTTTGACCCCGGCCACCCACGGTCCGGTGCGCGACGCCGTTGAAGCGGCGCTGGACGGCCTTGATCGGGGCACCCTGCGCGTCGCGGAAAAGATCGACGGGACCTGGACCGTCCATCAGTGGCTCAAGAAAGCGGTGCTGCTGTCCTTTCGCCTGTCCGACATGACCGTCATGACCGGTGGCCCGGCCGGCGCCGTCTGGTGGGACAAGGTGCCCGGCAAGTTCGAGGGCTGGGACGCTGCGCGCTTTCAGGAGGCGGGCTTTCGCGCCGTGCCCACTTGCGTCGTGCGTCGCTCGGCCTATGTTGCTCCCGGGGCGATCTTGATGCCGTGCTTCATCAATCTGGGCGCTCGCGTTGGCGAGGGCACGATGATCGACACTTGGGCCACCGTCGGCTCCTGTGCCCAGATCGGGCGCAATGTCCATCTGTCGGGCGGCGCGGGCATCGGCGGCGTGCTGGAGCCGCTCCAGGCGGGGCCGGTGATCATTGAGGACAACTGCTTTATTGGCGCCCGTTCGGAAGTGGCCGAGGGCGTGATCGTCGAAACCGGCGCCGTGCTGTCGATGGGCGTGTTTATCGGCGCTTCGACCCGGGTCATCGACCGCGAGACCGGCGAGGTCTTCATGGGCCGCGTGCCGGCCGGTGCCGTCGTCGTTCCCGGCACCTTGCCCGGCAAGCCGCTGCCCGATGGCACCCCGGGGCCGGGTCTGGCCTGCGCCGTCATCGTCAAGCGGGTGGATGAACGGACCCGCGCCAAGGTGTCCATCAACGATCTGCTGCGCGATCTGCCGCGCTAA
- a CDS encoding 3-deoxy-manno-octulosonate cytidylyltransferase, whose protein sequence is MTPLLVIPARLAATRLPNKPLADIHGEPMIVHVWRRALEADLGPVLVAAGDPEIVAAIHAVGGEAELTAPDLPSGSDRVWQALCRRDPEGRHDVILNVQGDLPTLAPQVLRETLRALATDPSIDIATPVCAITRPEERTNPNVVKAVAGFAPGARHARALYFSRASVPSGDGPLYHHIGLYAWRRAALAAFVGWAPGVLEQRERLEQLRALEHHLRIEAALVETVPLGVDTPEDLERARAALAPRA, encoded by the coding sequence ATGACCCCCCTTCTGGTCATTCCCGCACGTCTGGCGGCGACCCGCCTACCCAACAAACCGCTGGCCGACATCCACGGCGAACCGATGATCGTCCACGTCTGGCGCCGAGCCCTTGAAGCGGATCTGGGCCCGGTTCTGGTGGCGGCGGGCGATCCCGAAATCGTGGCCGCGATCCACGCGGTTGGCGGCGAAGCCGAGTTGACCGCCCCCGATCTGCCAAGCGGCTCGGACCGGGTGTGGCAGGCCCTGTGCCGACGCGACCCCGAAGGCCGCCACGATGTCATCCTCAACGTCCAAGGCGATCTACCGACCCTCGCCCCCCAAGTTCTGCGCGAAACGTTGCGCGCTCTAGCCACCGATCCGAGCATCGACATCGCCACCCCGGTGTGTGCCATCACCCGCCCGGAAGAACGCACCAATCCCAACGTGGTCAAGGCAGTGGCCGGCTTTGCCCCCGGCGCGCGCCACGCCCGCGCCCTCTATTTCAGCCGGGCCAGCGTGCCGTCCGGCGACGGGCCGCTTTACCACCATATTGGGCTCTATGCGTGGCGCCGGGCCGCGCTGGCGGCTTTTGTCGGCTGGGCGCCCGGCGTGCTGGAGCAGCGCGAGCGGCTGGAGCAGTTGCGCGCCCTGGAGCATCATTTGCGCATTGAGGCGGCCCTGGTCGAGACCGTGCCGCTTGGCGTGGATACCCCCGAGGACCTGGAGCGAGCCCGCGCCGCCCTGGCGCCCCGGGCGTGA
- a CDS encoding nicotinate phosphoribosyltransferase, translating to MDRRSDRWPGAAEVAQWTDKYFSRTADVVRRFGDVTVTYAVFMRRPVLFAPRLALDWLKNVAAERGTPVDITPLYKESEWVGAGEPMVYLTGSFAALSELETLFLQKLGACCVAAYNAFHMCMDLPTVAFLAMDARHCAGTEMADLMAYAASVGGQRARRKGDAKGFVGNATDATAHYFGQDEGRGTMPHSLIGYAGSTLRAAEMFHETHPEVDLIVLVDYFGQEITDALAVCRRFPELAAEGKLGMRLDTHGGRFVEGLDTQTSYSVLERNAREAIRGYRSETELRYLIGTGVSAAALWHMRETLDRAGFPAVRLIASSGFSPAKCRVMAYAKAPVDVIGTGSYLPENWNETYATADIISYNGEARVKVGREFLLRARE from the coding sequence ATGGACAGGCGCTCCGATCGCTGGCCCGGTGCGGCCGAGGTCGCGCAGTGGACCGACAAGTATTTTTCCCGCACCGCCGATGTGGTCCGGCGGTTCGGGGATGTCACGGTGACTTATGCCGTGTTCATGCGCCGTCCGGTGCTGTTTGCGCCGCGTCTGGCCCTCGACTGGCTGAAAAACGTGGCGGCCGAGCGCGGCACCCCCGTGGACATCACCCCCCTTTATAAGGAGAGCGAATGGGTGGGCGCCGGCGAGCCGATGGTGTATCTCACCGGCTCGTTTGCCGCGCTGTCCGAACTGGAGACCTTGTTTCTCCAGAAGCTGGGGGCGTGCTGCGTCGCGGCCTACAATGCCTTTCACATGTGCATGGACCTGCCCACGGTCGCCTTCCTGGCCATGGATGCCCGCCACTGCGCCGGGACTGAAATGGCCGATCTCATGGCTTATGCCGCCTCGGTCGGCGGGCAGCGGGCCCGGCGCAAGGGCGACGCCAAGGGCTTTGTCGGCAACGCCACCGACGCCACCGCCCACTACTTTGGCCAGGACGAGGGCCGGGGCACCATGCCCCACAGCCTGATCGGCTATGCCGGCTCGACGTTGCGCGCCGCCGAGATGTTCCACGAGACCCACCCCGAGGTGGATCTGATCGTCCTCGTCGATTACTTCGGCCAGGAAATCACCGATGCCCTGGCCGTTTGCCGCCGCTTTCCCGAGTTGGCGGCCGAGGGCAAGTTGGGCATGCGCCTCGATACCCACGGCGGGCGCTTCGTCGAGGGCCTGGACACCCAGACCTCTTACAGTGTCCTGGAGCGCAACGCCCGCGAGGCGATCCGCGGCTACCGCTCGGAAACCGAGTTGCGCTACCTGATTGGCACCGGCGTCTCGGCCGCCGCCTTGTGGCACATGCGCGAAACCCTGGACCGGGCCGGCTTCCCCGCCGTGCGCCTGATTGCCTCCTCGGGCTTTTCCCCGGCCAAGTGCCGGGTGATGGCCTATGCCAAGGCCCCGGTCGATGTTATCGGCACCGGGTCTTATCTGCCCGAGAACTGGAACGAAACCTACGCCACCGCCGACATCATCTCCTACAATGGCGAAGCGCGGGTCAAGGTAGGCCGCGAGTTCTTGTTGCGCGCGCGCGAATAA
- a CDS encoding class II 3-deoxy-7-phosphoheptulonate synthase, which produces MASTWTPDSWRLKPARQMPDYPDAAHLAAVEAELARFPPLVFAGEARSLQSALARVGEGKAFLLQGGDCAESFAEFSANTIRDTFRVMLQMAVVLTFGAALPVVKVGRMAGQFAKPRSAPFETVEGKELPSYRGDMVNAMDADLDARIPNPDRLLRVYHQSAATLNLLRAFAQGGFAHLAQVHEWTLGFVQGSPQAERYGAFADRIAESLDFMHACGFTAESVPQMRETDFYTSHEALLLNYEQALTRTDSLTGRWYGCSSHFLWVGDRTRELDGAHIEYLRGIANPVGVKAGPSMKTDDLLRLCDVLNPHNEPGRLTIIVRMGAGKVTEGLPPLIRAITREGRNVVWSCDPMHANTVKASSGYKTRDFLKILQEVTEFFAVHRAEGTHPGGVHFEMTGADVTECIGGAQEITEAALGDRYHTHCDPRLNASQSLELAFLIAEALKAERSRLRAQSRA; this is translated from the coding sequence ATGGCCTCGACCTGGACCCCGGACAGCTGGCGCTTGAAGCCCGCCCGGCAGATGCCGGACTACCCGGATGCCGCGCATCTCGCGGCCGTCGAAGCGGAGCTGGCGCGATTTCCCCCGCTCGTGTTTGCCGGCGAAGCCCGTTCCTTGCAAAGCGCCCTGGCCCGGGTCGGCGAGGGCAAGGCTTTCTTGCTGCAAGGCGGCGACTGCGCCGAAAGCTTCGCCGAGTTCTCGGCCAACACCATCCGCGATACCTTCCGCGTGATGCTGCAAATGGCCGTGGTGCTGACCTTTGGCGCCGCCTTGCCGGTGGTCAAGGTGGGGCGCATGGCCGGTCAGTTCGCCAAACCGCGCAGCGCGCCGTTCGAGACCGTCGAAGGCAAGGAGTTGCCCAGCTATCGCGGCGACATGGTCAATGCCATGGATGCCGACCTGGACGCCCGCATTCCCAATCCCGACCGCTTGCTGCGGGTCTATCACCAGTCGGCCGCCACCTTGAACCTCCTGCGCGCCTTTGCCCAGGGCGGCTTTGCCCATCTGGCCCAGGTGCACGAATGGACCCTGGGCTTTGTCCAGGGCAGCCCGCAGGCCGAGCGCTATGGCGCCTTCGCCGATCGTATCGCCGAATCCCTGGACTTCATGCACGCCTGCGGCTTCACCGCCGAATCCGTGCCACAGATGCGCGAGACCGACTTCTACACCAGCCACGAGGCGCTGCTGCTCAACTACGAGCAGGCCTTAACCCGCACCGACTCGCTGACCGGGCGCTGGTATGGGTGTTCGTCGCATTTCCTGTGGGTGGGCGATCGCACCCGCGAGCTTGATGGGGCCCATATCGAGTACCTGCGCGGCATTGCCAACCCGGTGGGGGTCAAGGCGGGCCCGTCGATGAAGACCGACGACCTGTTGCGGCTGTGCGACGTGCTGAACCCGCACAACGAGCCGGGCCGTCTGACCATCATCGTGCGCATGGGGGCGGGCAAGGTGACCGAGGGCCTGCCGCCCTTGATCCGCGCCATCACCCGCGAGGGCCGCAACGTGGTGTGGTCGTGCGATCCCATGCACGCCAACACGGTCAAGGCCAGCAGCGGCTACAAAACGCGCGACTTCCTCAAGATCTTGCAGGAAGTCACCGAGTTCTTTGCCGTGCACCGCGCCGAGGGCACCCACCCGGGCGGCGTGCACTTTGAAATGACCGGGGCCGACGTGACCGAGTGCATCGGCGGCGCCCAGGAGATCACCGAGGCCGCCCTGGGCGATCGCTATCATACCCATTGCGACCCCCGCCTGAACGCCAGCCAGTCCCTGGAACTGGCGTTCTTGATCGCCGAGGCCCTGAAGGCCGAACGCAGCCGCCTACGGGCCCAATCCCGCGCCTGA